From Mytilus edulis chromosome 9, xbMytEdul2.2, whole genome shotgun sequence, the proteins below share one genomic window:
- the LOC139487658 gene encoding WD repeat-containing protein on Y chromosome-like — MSSVNLPPIKNLVKFTKSTKSISALDTENVSKSRRKSGVKKSKEFDPDKIAAEVRYAQLQSIFGNAEDGLNIKEFKRAMRETLGNKMTDDEIELLFMKVDANCDGVVDWEEYVTYNLLEYQGKSLMKEMMKEIPFPHEPKQIPSRHREVIVSILFYPNVRRRDGRCYIDHTNGRYVTISKEGILSIWNVHMKLITSFNTISEIGDRATQPWLIDLACIYNVGMVAISSTDRDITVFDLQGNNFRKKYHLIGLDDCITCMHYWVDLNDMNEAKLLWGDTSGSVCVIIFKQCLRGGLFGSFGVKRGGFKRISLPEVIRGFYKGARGYRFNRVHSDWVLRLRYIPELTAFISCSQSSDNSLCVYEIGKKKTNSVIKINKGILCFDYCPGNNIIVTGGMDYCIRAWNPKVNAKSMYVLKGYTKPINQVVINTRKSQIIGIDKRRTIRVYDMKDQSCLQHVSGRVVKLGKVPLSAVYFNPVLQTLIIATNHLAVLQKSNEEERAADIESHTKPVVCVLYNKLFKFVVSACQDSVISVWDLYTGEKVIHAANAHVREEKGIIVPVEITSMAFDGPLRRVITGAMDGSIKVWNFNNGSCLQTFNTPDGVEITGIVSINHRIFATGWSRKMHIFIDGRGEEHRKDWRQKHNEDILCMSYLSPNIIATGAYDGDVVVWSRDTGHVYCTLNAGKSIKPIGDTKNKNKDDRPDTSQSGNSEAKSSELGFSFNIFENLASEEMLKKRVRKASFLHKNIDILNRVKGNVLMKENKWSQKIGRLDDTPVEHPLLPLYRNQDDSPVDGTNQKPPSRVASRREDYDDLCKMYESSIECILFLESRDRESEETAILITSGAEGWIRAWSIYHQGGLLGQFNAAHKVGEGVHTMCTDEKNKLLFTADSCGYVKMWDLSEYCTKKVLTKARRAKRWKYLNDTFTFVKFSYCYEQPPEILISSNKMPSNINNRPPPASSLPKITLKWPLLVNSYRAHTKIINKMEYVEGEKLLITASSDCAIRLWTLNGLYIGTFGETWESIPNLLKQMPTAKVRIPSDLRRSGSASTLKVLNGGRSGLWQQALDGAKKIIRDKAEEVEFEKKLQEEKCETKSPCDDGDGPETASSIPASRPKPKPTGGVFSDILGKSYKKTMRHKMPPKMDKFVEINSSIAVYRCLPFSELNVDNDPEQMKRIDELRTLYFGGSILSKMKGNLYARNREKGPAFAGLYNKITQRQPLPKGINQAGRIKRAQNKVKKTPASFFDALTIKEFKHETDTIDKILKN; from the exons ATGTCGTCGGTAAATTTGCCGCCAATTAAGAACCTTGTTAAATTCACGAAATCCACAAAATCAATCTCAGCTCTTGATACTGAGAACGTTAGTAAGAGTAGAAGGAAATCAGGAGTAAAGAAAAGCAAAGAATTCGATCCCGATAAAATTGCAGCAGAAGTTCGATATGCGCAACTGCAATCAATATTTGGTAATGCAGAAGACGGTTTAAACATAAAAGAGTTTAAAAGAGCAATGAGAGAAACTCTTGGTAACAAAATGACGGATGATGAAATCGAACTACTCTTCATGAAGGTTGATGCTAACTGTGACGGAGTGGTCGACTGGGAGGAATATGTAACATATAATTTATTAGAATATCAAGGGAAGTCACTGATGAAAGAGATGATGAAAGAAATACCTTTTCCTCACGAACCAAAACAAATTCCGAGTCGTCACCGAGAGGTTATTGTTTCGATCCTATTTTACCCCAACGTGCGGAGACGAGACGGTCGTTGTTATATAGACCATACAAATGGTAGGTATGTTACGATCAGCAAGGAGGGAATTTTGTCAATTTGGAACGTGCATATGAAGTTAATCACAAGTTTTAATACTATATCTGAGATTGGAGACAGGGCAACACAGCCATGGTTGATCGACTTGGCGTGCATTTACAATGTAGGAATGGTAGCAATTTCGTCAACAGATCGGGACATAACTGTCTTTGATCTACAGGGAAACAATTTTAGGAAGAAATATCATCTCATAGGACTAGACGACTGCATAACATGTATGCATTACTGGGTAGACTTAAATGATATGAATGAAGCAAAACTCCTTTGGGGAGACACATCGGGAAGCGTTTGTGTAATTATCTTCAAACAATGCCTTCGTGGAGGCCTGTTTGGTTCATTTGGTGTGAAAAGGGGTGGATTTAAAAGAATTAGCTTACCTGAAGTTATAAGGGGTTTCTACAAAGGTGCAAGAGGATATAGATTTAACCGAGTTCATAGTGATTGGGTGTTGCGTTTAAGGTATATTCCAGAATTAACTGCCTTCATATCTTGCAGTCAATCTTCTGATAACTCACTTTGCGTGTACGAAATCGGAAAGAAAAAGACGAACTCAGTGATTAAGATCAATAAGGGAATTCTTTGTTTTGATTACTGTCCAGGAAATAACATCATTGTTACTGGTGGTATGGATTACTGTATCCGAGCATGGAATCCCAAAGTTAATGCAAAGTCTATGTATGTGTTGAAAGGATACACTAAACCAATTAATCAAGTTGTAATTAATACCCGAAAGAGCCAGATCATTGGTATAGACAAAAGACGTACTATACGAGTATACGACATGAAAGACCAATCATGTCTTCAGCATGTTAGTGGCAGAGTGGTAAAACTTGGGAAAGTTCCATTGTCGGCGGTTTACTTTAACCCAGTGTTACAGACACTAATCATAGCTACAAATCATCTTGCCGTGCTTCAGAAATCTAATGAAGAGGAAAGGGCTGCAGATATCGAGTCTCATACAAAACCAGTTGTTTGTGTTCTATACAATAAGCTCTTCAAATTCGTAGTTAGTGCTTGTCAGGATTCTGTGATCAGTGTTTGGGACCTGTATACTGGAGAAAAAGTTATACATGCTGCCAATGCACATGTCCGTGAGGAGAAGGGCATCATAGTACCAGTAGAAATAACATCAATGGCATTTGATGGTCCACTGCGACGTGTTATCACAGGGGCCATGGACGGTAGTATCAAAGTGTGGAACTTTAATAACGGAAGTTGCTTGCAGACATTCAACACTCCGGATGGAGTAGAAATAACAGGCATAGTTAGTATCAATCAtcgaatatttgccactggatggtCAAGGAAGATGCATATTTTCATTGACGGTAGAGGAGAAGAGCATCGAAAGGACTGGAGGCAGAAACACAACGAAGATATCCTGTGCATGTCTTATTTAAGTCCCAATATCATCGCAACTGGTGCTTACGATGGAGATGTTGTTGTGTGGTCACGGGACACTGGACACGTTTACTGTACTTTAAATGCAGGAAAGAGTATAAAACCGATTGGAGATACAAAAAACAAGAACAAGGATGACAGACCAGACACAAGCCAAAGCGGAAACTCGGAAGCTAAATCAAGTGAATTAGGtttttcatttaacatttttgaGAATCTTGCGTCAGAAGAAATGCTGAAAAAGAGAGTAAGAAAAGCGAgttttttacataaaaacataGACATCTTAAACAGAGTTAAAGGAAACGTCttaatgaaagaaaacaaatggtCACAGAAAATCGGTCGCTTAGATGATACACCAGTAGAACATCCGTTACTCCCATTGTATAGGAACCAAGACGATTCACCAGTAGATGGAACAAATCAGAAACCTCCGAGTCGAGTGGCGAGTAGACGAGAAGATTATGATGATCTTTGTAAAATGTATGAGTCGTCTATTGAATGTATCTTATTTTTAGAATCGCGTGATAGAGAAAGCGAGGAAACTGCCATCTTAATTACGAGTGGAGCAGAAGGATGGATTCGTGCCTGGTCAATTTACCACCAAGGAGGCCTTTTAGGTCAATTCAATGCTGCACACAAAGTAGGAGAAGGTGTACATACAATGTGTACTGACGAAAAAAATAAACTGCTATTCACAGCAGATAGCTGTGGATATGTTAAAATGTGGGATTTGTCAGAATATTGCACAAAGAAAGTGCTTACCAAGGCACGTAGGGCAAAGCGATGGAAGTATCTTAATGATACGTTcacatttgttaaattttcatATTGTTATGAACAGCCACCGGAAATCCTTATCTCATCAAACAAAATGCCATCCAACATCAACAACAGACCACCACCAGCATCTTCATTGCCAAAGATAACACTAAAATGGCCCTTACTTGTGAACTCATATCGGGCACACacaaaaattattaacaaaatgGAATATGTTGAAGGAGAAAAACTTCTAATAACTGCAAGTAGCGATTGTGCAATTCGACTTTGGACTCTTAACGGACTTTATATAGGTACGTTTGGTGAAACCTGGGAATCTATTCCAAATTTATTAAAACAGATGCCTACAGCAAAAGTTCGTATTCCATCTGATTTGCGTCGATCAGGTTCGGCAAGTACTTTAAAGGTATTAAACGGAGGACGTTCAGGACTATGGCAGCAAGCACTCGATGGGGCAAAGAAAATTATTCGCGATAAAGCAGAAGAAGTggagtttgaaaaaaaactacaAGAAGAAAAATGCGAAACAAAATCACCATGTGATGACGGGGATGGCCCAGAAACTGCAAGTTCCATCCCAGCTAGTCGCCCAAAACCCAAACCAACAGGCGGTGTTTTCAGTGACATTCTGGGGAAATCATACAAAAAGACAATGCGACACAAGATGCCTCCTAAAATGGACAAGTTTGTGGAAATCAATTCATCG ATAGCTGTGTATCGCTGCCTGCCATTCTCAGAACTCAACGTGGACAATGATCCAGAACAAATGAAACGTATAGATGAATTAAGAACACTTTATTTCGGTGGATCTATTCTGTCTAAAATGAAGGGAAATTTATATGCCCGCAATCGAGAGAAAGGACCAGCGTTTGCTGGGCTATACAACAAAATTACACAGAGGCAGCCTTTACCAAAAGGTATAAATCAAGCTGGAAGAATAAAACGAGCCCAGAATAAAGTCAAAAAGACACCAGCATCTTTCTTTGACGCACTCACTATTAAAGAATTCAAACATGAAACTGATACAATAGACAAAATACTCAAGAACTGA
- the LOC139489529 gene encoding large ribosomal subunit protein uL3-like produces MESLMIYISLLHLVCGKAEVAVHIIFLFACRIQTMSHRKFSAPRHGSKGFLPKKRAKRHRGKVKSFPNDDKNKPVHLTAFIGYKAGMSHIVREVDRPGSKSHKKEIVEAVTILEAPPMMVVGVVGYIETPSGLRAFKTIFAEHLSEECKRRFYKNWYRSKKKAFSKSAKKWQDEAGKKEIERDFNKMKKYCRVIRVLAHTQTKLMKKRQKKAHIMEIQVNGGTISQKVDWARDYFEKSIPVKNVFAQDENIDIIGVTKGKGVKGVTSRWHCKKLPRKTHKGLRKVACIGAWHPSRVQFTVARAGQKGYHHRTEINKKIYRLGDGYHTKEGKLITSNGSTEYDADEKPITPMGGFPHYGEVSNDFVMVKGCCVGPKKRVVTLRKSLLASFKKKQMEKIDLKFIDTASKFGHGRFQTFKEKHNFMGPLKKDAVAKTEAS; encoded by the exons ATGGAAAGTTTGATGATTTATATTTCCTTATTGCACCTCGTCTGTGGGAAAGCGGAAGTTGCCGTACACATCATCTTTCTTTTTGCATGCCGAATTCAGACGATG tctCATAGAAAATTCTCGGCTCCTCGGCACGGTTCTAAAGGCTTCCTCCCCAAGAAGAGGGCCAAACGTCACCGTGGAAAAGTGAAGTCATTTCCCAATGATGACAAGAACAAGCCAGTTCATCTCACAGCATTTATTGGATACAAGGCTGGAATGTCCCATATTGTCCGAGAAGTTGATAGACCAGGATCCA aatctcACAAGAAAGAGATCGTAGAAGCTGTAACTATTTTGGAAGCACCACCCATGATGGTTGTAGGTGTAGTTGGATATATTGAAACTCCAAGTGGTTTAAGAGCATTTAAAACCATCTTTGCTGAACATCTTAGTGAAGAGTGCAAAAGACGTTTCTACAAGAATTG GTACCGATCAAAGAAGAAGGCATTCTCCAAGTCTGCCAAGAAATGGCAGGATGAGGCTGGAAAGAAAGAGATAGAGCGTGATTTCAACAAGATGAAGAAGTACTGTAGAGTCATCCGAGTCCTTGCACATACTCAG ACCAAGTTGATGAAGAAACGTCAAAAGAAAGCCCACATTATGGAGATCCAAGTTAATGGTGGTACCATCTCCCAGAAAGTAGACTGGGCTAGAGATTACTTTGAAAAGAGCATCCCAGTAAAGAATGTGTTTGCCCAGGATGAAAACATTGATATCATTGGTGTAACCAAGGGTAAAGGAGTAAAAG GTGTAACATCCAGATGGCACTGTAAGAAATTACCAAGGAAGACACACAAAGGTCTACGTAAGGTAGCCTGTATTGGAGCTTGGCATCCAAGTCGTGTCCAGTTCACTGTGGCCAGAGCTGGACAGAAGGGTTACCATCACAGGACTGAAATCAACAAAAAGATCTATCGTCTTGGTGATGGATACCACACTAAGGAGGGCAAGCTTATCACAAGCAATGGTTCTACTGAATATGATGCTGATGAGAAGCCAATCACTCCAATGGGAGGATTCCCTCATTATGGAGAAGTATCAAACGACTTTGTCATGGTTAAGGGATGTTGTGTTGGACCCAAGAAGAGAGTTGTCACACTTAGAAAG TCTCTCTTGGCATCGTTCAAAAAGAAGCAAATGGAGAAGATTGACCTGAAATTCATTGACACCGCCAGTAAATTTGGTCATGGACGTTTCCAGACATTCAAGGAGAAACACAACTTTATG GGTCCACTCAAGAAAGATGCTGTAGCAAAAACAGAGGCTTCTTAG
- the LOC139489530 gene encoding NADH dehydrogenase [ubiquinone] 1 beta subcomplex subunit 10-like, whose product MANNEERSPKGVDRGLVAMYKILDGPTSWVKETFVQPFQKKYPYYHRRFNRVPTIDQCDVNETACIYEAQEQWKRDKMVDSKIVRILKDRYIDCNYYEGEDAPVKCASIAAVSEEAATNWFIKYGDLGYNSTVVEAYMKQKHRMIWERRKSPEAV is encoded by the exons ATGGCTAATAATGAGGAAAGGTCCCCAAAAGGAGTAGATCGTGGTCTGGTGGCAATGTACAAAATTCTTGATGGTCCAACATCTTGGGTTAAGG AAACATTTGTTCAGCCATTCCAGAAAAAGTACCCATACTACCACAGAAGGTTTAACCGAGTACCAACAATTGATCAGTGTGATGTAAATGAAACAGCATGTATATACGAAGCACAGGAACAGTGGAAAAGAGACAA aaTGGTGGACAGTAAAATTGTAAGAATATTGAAAGATCGTTATATAGATTGTAATTACTATGAGGGAGAAGACGCTCCTGTTAAGTGTGCCTCCATAGCAGCAGTGAGTGAGGAGGCAGCTACAAACTggtttataaaat ATGGTGATTTAGGATATAACTCTACTGTTGTTGAGGCTTACATGAAACAAAAGCATAGAATGATCTGGGAACGACGAAAGTCACCTGAAGCTGTGTAG